Proteins found in one Plectropomus leopardus isolate mb unplaced genomic scaffold, YSFRI_Pleo_2.0 unplaced_scaffold7961, whole genome shotgun sequence genomic segment:
- the LOC121940203 gene encoding non-classical arabinogalactan protein 31-like codes for MYPWTHVPLYFCTHGPQYPCTHGPMYPCTSVPMDPSTHGPMYPSTHGPMYPCTSVPMDPSTPVPMDPCTPVLLYPWTHGPMDPWTPVLLYPWTHGPMYPCTSVPMDPFTHGPMDPCTPVPMYPWTHGPMDPCTHGPQYPWTHVPMDPWTHVAQYPWTPLPMDPCTSVPLYPCSPVPLYPCTHVPMYPCTPVPLYPWTHGPMYSCTHVPMYPYTPVPMYP; via the coding sequence ATGTACCCATGGACCCATGTACCCCTGTACTTCTGTACCCATGGACCCCAGTACCCCTGTACCCATGGACCCATGTACCCCTGTACTTCTGTACCCATGGACCCCAGTACCCATGGACCTATGTACCCCAGTACCCATGGACCCATGTACCCCTGCACTTCTGTACCCATGGACCCCAGTACCCCTGTACCCATGGACCCATGCACCCCTGTACTTCTGTACCCATGGACCCATGGACCCATGGACCCATGGACCCCTGTACTTCTGTACCCATGGACCCATGGACCCATGTACCCCTGTACTTCTGTACCCATGGACCCCTTTACCCATGGACCCATGGACCCATGTACCCCTGTACCCATGTACCCATGGACCCATGGACCCATGGACCCCTGTACCCATGGACCCCAGTACCCATGGACCCATGTACCCATGGACCCATGGACCCATGTAGCCCAGTACCCATGGACCCCATTACCCATGGACCCATGTACCTCTGTACCACTGTACCCGTGTTCCCCAGTACCCCTGTACCCCTGTACCCATGTACCCATGTACCCCTGTACCCCTGTACCCCTGTACCCATGGACCCATGGACCCATGTATTCATGTACCCATGTACCCATGTACCCCTATACCCCTGTACCCATGTACCCCT